From a region of the Gimesia sp. genome:
- a CDS encoding DUF4381 domain-containing protein, whose translation MKNDATSLDRMHDIVLPDAIPWWPPAPGWYVVLAALGGLVLYLSYRGWRHWEANRYRRLALQELEQAHSILEVSELLRRTALMMVPRGEIAAQTGAAWPGWLAAHAPVAMDEQISRQLTVGIYDGSPGEIEGLKQYAASWIQQHRLPELQQRESR comes from the coding sequence ATGAAAAACGACGCAACCAGCCTGGACCGGATGCACGACATTGTGCTGCCGGATGCCATTCCCTGGTGGCCACCGGCGCCCGGCTGGTACGTGGTGCTGGCGGCACTTGGAGGGCTGGTGCTGTATCTGTCGTACCGGGGCTGGCGGCACTGGGAGGCCAATCGCTATCGTCGCCTGGCACTGCAGGAACTGGAACAGGCACATTCGATCTTAGAAGTATCTGAACTGTTAAGACGCACGGCGCTGATGATGGTTCCCCGCGGGGAAATCGCAGCGCAGACCGGAGCCGCCTGGCCCGGGTGGCTGGCGGCGCACGCACCTGTCGCGATGGATGAGCAGATTTCCCGGCAATTGACGGTGGGCATTTACGATGGTTCACCGGGTGAGATTGAGGGACTGAAACAGTACGCCGCCAGCTGGATTCAACAACATCGACTTCCCGAACTGCAGCAGAGGGAATCAAGATAA
- a CDS encoding VWA domain-containing protein encodes MFAFAHPWIFTLLPVPWLVRYFLPARESTGVAVRVPFGERLTAVMRNQAPVTAAVRQSRQLVVPALIWGLVLCGLARPQWIEPPVVKEEPTRDLLLLVDLSSSMDEKDFVNPAGKAITRLEAVKEVLGDFLVRRKGDRVGLVVFGSAPYLQAPFSTDLSLVRTLLDECQVGMAGPQTAFGDAIGLGVNLFQESKVPAKTIIALTDGNDTKSQVPPVEAARIAAQRDIRIHTVAIGDPTTAGEDKLDQETLKEVARVAHGSYFFAGDRKQLEQIYQELDQIETREVKTISRRPRRDLYYYFLLAALFLSFLEKTLVVLRARKELSLKQTTAEVRVNPTSGQLEVVS; translated from the coding sequence ATGTTTGCCTTTGCTCATCCCTGGATCTTTACTCTGCTGCCGGTGCCCTGGCTGGTGAGATATTTTCTTCCGGCCCGGGAATCGACTGGGGTCGCGGTGCGGGTCCCCTTCGGAGAGCGACTGACGGCTGTGATGCGGAACCAGGCGCCCGTGACTGCCGCCGTCAGGCAGTCACGGCAATTGGTAGTGCCGGCGCTGATCTGGGGGCTGGTGCTGTGTGGGCTGGCACGTCCGCAATGGATTGAACCGCCTGTGGTGAAAGAGGAGCCGACCCGCGATCTGCTGCTGTTGGTCGATCTGTCGAGTTCGATGGACGAGAAGGATTTTGTCAATCCGGCCGGTAAGGCGATCACACGACTGGAAGCGGTGAAAGAGGTGCTGGGCGATTTCCTGGTCCGCCGTAAGGGAGACCGGGTGGGACTGGTGGTGTTTGGTTCCGCCCCTTATCTGCAGGCGCCTTTTTCGACCGACCTGTCGCTGGTGCGGACACTGCTCGATGAATGCCAGGTGGGGATGGCGGGGCCACAGACTGCCTTTGGGGATGCGATCGGGCTGGGGGTTAACCTGTTTCAGGAGAGCAAGGTTCCCGCCAAAACCATCATTGCGCTGACAGATGGCAACGATACCAAAAGCCAGGTTCCGCCTGTCGAGGCCGCCCGCATCGCTGCTCAGCGGGATATCCGGATTCATACCGTGGCGATAGGGGACCCGACGACCGCCGGTGAAGACAAGCTGGATCAAGAGACTTTGAAAGAAGTGGCCCGCGTGGCCCACGGATCTTATTTCTTTGCCGGCGACCGGAAGCAGTTGGAGCAGATTTACCAGGAACTGGACCAGATCGAAACGCGAGAAGTGAAGACGATCAGTCGTCGTCCGCGGCGGGATCTGTACTATTATTTTCTGCTGGCGGCGCTGTTCCTTTCGTTTCTGGAGAAGACGCTGGTGGTCTTACGTGCCCGCAAGGAGCTTTCTTTGAAACAGACGACAGCGGAAGTGCGGGTGAATCCGACGAGCGGTCAACTGGAGGTGGTGTCATGA
- a CDS encoding VWA domain-containing protein, translating to MMEALSQLHFIRPGWLWLLPLVGGLWWLWRRHTTPLRGWREQIAPELLQAMTVRNTTRGDYSALLLLVGWLLAVIAIAGPTWKQEPNPFADDAAPLMILLKADKSMDQPDPLPSAIERARLKVDDLVRIRQGQPVGLIAYAGSAHLVLPPTRDTTIVAEMAAQISSEIMPEPGDRLDLALQKADEILKGGEAGGTVLVIADSVTDDVSLLQKPQQKSGAFPIQFLALRNDASLQRAAEAVQASLVELTPDDADVIAIAKAAERKSVVGVAGEDQRWEEMGYWLVPFLAVIVAAGFRREKQFNGREVQ from the coding sequence ATGATGGAGGCCTTAAGCCAGTTGCATTTCATACGACCGGGCTGGTTGTGGCTGCTGCCACTGGTTGGCGGACTGTGGTGGCTCTGGCGTCGGCATACGACGCCGCTGCGGGGCTGGCGCGAACAGATCGCTCCTGAACTTTTGCAGGCCATGACCGTGCGGAATACGACACGCGGGGACTATTCCGCATTGTTATTACTCGTCGGTTGGCTGCTGGCGGTGATTGCGATTGCGGGGCCCACCTGGAAACAGGAACCGAATCCGTTTGCCGACGATGCGGCGCCGTTGATGATTCTGCTCAAAGCGGACAAGAGTATGGATCAGCCAGATCCGCTGCCGTCAGCAATTGAACGGGCTCGATTGAAAGTGGACGATCTGGTTCGAATCCGCCAGGGACAACCGGTGGGGCTGATTGCATACGCGGGGTCGGCGCATCTGGTGCTGCCTCCCACGCGGGATACAACCATTGTGGCTGAGATGGCGGCCCAGATCAGTTCGGAGATCATGCCAGAACCTGGAGATCGGCTCGATCTGGCGTTGCAGAAAGCGGATGAAATTCTGAAGGGGGGCGAAGCCGGAGGAACGGTACTGGTGATCGCAGACAGCGTGACAGACGATGTGTCATTACTGCAGAAGCCACAACAGAAAAGTGGTGCATTTCCGATTCAGTTCCTGGCACTGCGGAATGATGCTTCCCTGCAACGGGCGGCTGAAGCAGTGCAGGCTTCTCTGGTGGAACTGACGCCGGACGATGCCGACGTGATTGCGATCGCGAAAGCGGCCGAGCGGAAGTCAGTGGTGGGAGTGGCAGGTGAAGATCAGCGCTGGGAGGAAATGGGATACTGGCTGGTGCCTTTCCTGGCGGTGATTGTGGCAGCCGGGTTCCGTCGCGAGAAACAGTTCAACGGCAGGGAGGTCCAATGA
- a CDS encoding tetratricopeptide repeat protein, translating to MRVSLVLIVALSWTGWWLTPDQRGQRLFRDKQYRQAAEAFTDPEWQGAAWYRAGEFEQAAQAFARGSSPDARFNAGNAWMLLGKYEQAIAEYERALKLRPGWKAAEENRALAEARAKLRETKGGDLGDQQEGADEVVFDLNKERGGQDTQIAGEQAASDNAVQAIWLRRVQTNPADFLRSKFAYQSALQQEGAAE from the coding sequence ATGAGAGTCTCCCTGGTGCTGATCGTTGCCTTATCGTGGACGGGCTGGTGGCTGACGCCGGACCAGCGGGGGCAGCGTCTGTTTCGAGACAAACAATATCGGCAGGCGGCGGAAGCGTTTACGGACCCTGAGTGGCAGGGGGCGGCCTGGTACCGGGCGGGAGAGTTCGAACAAGCGGCGCAGGCCTTTGCACGGGGTTCGAGTCCCGATGCGCGGTTTAATGCGGGAAACGCCTGGATGCTGCTGGGAAAATATGAGCAGGCGATTGCGGAATATGAGCGGGCGTTGAAACTGCGTCCCGGTTGGAAAGCAGCGGAGGAGAATCGTGCGTTGGCAGAAGCCCGGGCGAAACTGAGGGAAACGAAAGGGGGCGACCTCGGCGATCAGCAGGAAGGCGCGGACGAAGTGGTGTTCGACCTTAATAAAGAACGCGGGGGACAGGATACGCAAATTGCCGGGGAGCAGGCAGCATCGGATAACGCCGTTCAGGCGATCTGGTTACGACGCGTGCAGACGAACCCGGCTGACTTTCTCCGCTCTAAGTTCGCGTATCAGTCTGCACTGCAGCAGGAAGGAGCAGCGGAATGA